From Maylandia zebra isolate NMK-2024a linkage group LG11, Mzebra_GT3a, whole genome shotgun sequence, one genomic window encodes:
- the LOC101474537 gene encoding uncharacterized protein LOC101474537 isoform X7: protein MATMTTEATAVTEADTEGKQKTSSAEPEPENKQKAEAATSDPEGEKSSTKAQEQVTEPGPAEAATSPEEEQLKPRTRTSAGKGLSRLFSSFLKRRSQCSEEEVFEAEKAKDEKADKEEKVDKKEEEKVEEGKSQDKEAKAEEEKPEVKEVKKKDDKAEPKEEKKNVEEKVEKKGSKKKKKEAKKKAEEKDEEKVKKEETKKGEEKLVKKEEQNEEGTTQQTVEKEEKQVEKKEEKKKETAEVKGKAADAGKKEEEKVDKKVAKKKEKEEKLKKKEEEKAKRKAEEEERIKKREEEKAKKKEEEKARETERAKKKEEEKAKKKEEEKTKEEKAKTKEEEKPKEELKKKEDEKVKEEAKKKEKEGEEAKPEEKEEKEENKEKKKDKGKSKGKKEEKEVKEVKGPSEEQVKAPIAAPEPELKTEPDIEQAADQHSISSTEAQPAQEEHKEEAMIKEPEAVEEVKQEDTEKIEEEPAEKEEPIKEEEKEQKQAKKEKPAKEKTEKKTEEVKGSKRQKTMQCKVTLLDDAQFECELDKHAKGQELLTKVCDHVNLLEKDYFGLAHWETPTSKTWLEPTKEIRKQVPGAVYEFTFNVKFYPPDPAQLTEDLTRYFLCLQLRKDIMLGVLPCSFVTLSLLGSYTAQSELGEYDPELHGTDYVKDLNLAPGQSKELEEKVMDLHRTYRSMSPAQADLLFLENAKKLAMYGVDLHQAKDLDGVDIMLGVCSSGLMVYKDKLRINRFPWPKVLKISYKRSSFFIKIRPSEQEQYESTIGFKLPNYKASKKLWKVCVEHHTFFRVSTVEPPSSRRFLALGSKFRYSGRTQAQTRQASSMIDRPAPRFTRSASKRLSRNLDGEPGDETLQFLQVVSASARTQVDDWSLLMVSERPQPSSEFTAGREFEQNFTQSWEEEEGRTVGTETGTAGPQTIIQTVSQPWLDLVSDDDHQQRRTEDEWFILLDHQPHIPFISPFDFVEEPAETSLAKTSSMDHQLEPVVIKQDDWFLYFDRLLSVSPSEHFEKLQLSTTEGEEEEQVISVKEQQMITEEMIGRMRETVMLVDAFTEKEILEGRLRDVRDLEERLQEIDEIAGRIQHAVEEELGEEEVEKLKQEERDMEQKQLIQAKGVTEMVVRKSVRRRVIKEGEEGEVDELEEQIKEVFLKDLLPEEEDIMVKRESEKQVGKKVVEALREGESNLEQRQSIQSRVITDMVVRKSVRRIDISEGEVDDLEEQIKRVKWEGEEDTDDSFREKLREMEQEWQDADVAGSAAVAGYKKVQHRTEKIVTIVQERGQQQEGMEDVQGQSSVASEEMLERQELWRKTEVVEERPHREVPERSEGLSQARVDDVWFILLDQPPHKAGFKTPVADVERVQVDKGGHFNPEKEKPHISVERVDDWFVLLDFIPRQKLFGPSVTHMEERKEIAIEDGSRYIGEKLQHQVSDKVDDWFVLLDVFSRQTSHAPPVTFSERIAAHPEERASLIEVTALEQRERRVDILVEGADAKQMLPEREGVALLQDVKEREDDWFVLLDVPIRQPSFVAPASMAEYVEVYTRESVSALTEAEAVDSRRELVVEDAAVEKVEAVAPKQVSMSMQTKIYPDVSTEVKSIEQRLLQIDQVTPQPPQPEREDDWFALFGTARDEVMIPTVTPAQIVPEMKTFEVEVTEKWKKTVIGADSGQDRTSVSEIRASQIASLSEREADWFVLFEKPVVVQPVKPIIDLVATTEARVKIVEGVRPPVEMVKIEMARAGKVDDDWFVLLDVAAKAPAAGVERIHIYPDVRPAKELTLTEQTAQQTITVVERVRQQQQDVVQPRPAVREVEDDWFTLLDKSLKKSAAVSEREQLPAQVTVPAPAAATKKITISETRPGFEKRILEERPSQTRVSDNWFVLLEGDLKASAASAQRGTRPVSAPVFSQAALMEAGIPMATLDQPQTSTPIKTSRQEERKLQVTVEAVEPSKIEAGADAKPAVWRDQRELDSSLISTMNGDIQHESETTSTEVVRMRKKRAKKIEGDSIYIRHSQLMLEDFDKPQEVLLRHHASISELKRNFMEAVPDHKPSEWDKRLSTHSPFRTLGINGQPLPSADGVTVDGTEEDKDCSTVSSSQTITSETTSGTSVTTTTTHISKVVKSGSSETRVEKRIVITADSDIDQDKEKHGGASAL, encoded by the exons A TGGCTACCATGACAACAGAGGCAACTGCCGTGACTGAGGCAGACACTGAGGGCAAGCAGAAGACCAGTAGTGCTGAGCCCGAACCAGAGAACAAGCAGAAGGCAGAGGCGGCTACATCTGACCCAGAGGGAGAGAAGTCGAGCACAAAGGCCCAGGAACAGGTCACTGAGCCTGGGCCTGCCGAAGCAGCGACCTCCCCTGAGGAGGAGCAGCTAAAGCCTCGTACCAGAACCTCTGCTGGCAAAGGCCTTTCTCGTCTCTTCTCCTCTTTCCTCAAGCGCCGATCGCAGTGCTCAGAGGAAGAGGTGTTTGAGGCAGAAAAAGCCAAAGACGAAAAGgcagacaaagaggaaaaagtagataagaaagaagaggagaaggTGGAAGAAGGGAAAAGTCAAGACAAGGAGGCCAAAGCAGAGGAGGAAAAACCAGAGGTGaaagaagtgaaaaagaaagacGACAAAGCAGAAcctaaagaagagaaaaagaacgTGGAAGAAAAAGTAGAGAAGAAAggtagcaaaaagaaaaagaaagaggccaagaaaaaagcagaagaaaaggaTGAAGAGAAAGTAAAAAAGGAGGAGACAAAAAAGGGGGAGGAAAAGTTGGTGAAAAAAGAGGAGCAAAACGAGGAAGGGACAACACAGCAGACTGTAGAAAAGGAGGAAAAGCAAGTGgagaaaaaggaagagaaaaagaaggaaactgCTGAGGTCAAAGGCAAGGCGGCAGACGCTGGaaagaaggaggaagaaaaggTTGACAAGAAGgtggcaaagaaaaaagaaaaagaagagaaattaaagaagaaagaggaggagaaagcaaaaaggaaagcagaggaagaagagaggataAAAAAGAGGGAagaggaaaaagcaaagaagaaagaagaagaaaaagccaGAGAAACCGAGAGAGcgaagaagaaagaggaggaaaaagctaagaagaaagaagaggaaaaaacgaaagaggaaaaagcaaaaacaaaagaagaggaaaaaccaaaagaggagttgaagaaaaaagaagacgaAAAGGTGAAAGAAGAagcaaagaagaaagagaaagaaggggAGGAAGCAAAGCCggaagaaaaggaggaaaaagaagagaacaaagagaagaaaaaagacaagggAAAGagcaaaggaaagaaagaggagaagGAAGTGAAGGAAGTGAAAGGACCAAGTGAGGAGCAGGTGAAAGCACCGATTGCTGCTCCTGAGCCCGAGCTTAAAACTGAGCCAGATATTGAACAGGCTGCTGATCAGCACTCTATAAGCAGCACAGAGGCGCAG CCAGCCCAAGAGGAACACAAGGAAGAGGCTATGATAAAAGAGCCTGAAGCAGTGGAAGAAGTGAAACAGGAGGACACGGAGAAAATAGAGGAAGAACCAGCAGAAAAGGAAGAGCCAatcaaagaagaggaaaaggaaCAAAAGCAGGCAAAGAAAGAGAAGCctgcaaaagaaaagacagaaaagaagactGAAGAGGTTAAAGGCTCTAAACGTCAGAAGACCATGCAGTGCAAAGTCACCCTGCTGGACGACGCTCAGTTTGAGTGTGAACTTGAT AAACATGCTAAAGGCCAAGAACTTCTTACAAAGGTGTGTGACCATGTTAACCTCCTGGAGAAAGACTACTTTGGCCTGGCTCACTGGGAAACCCCAACCAGCAAG ACATGGTTGGAACCCACCAAAGAGATACGGAAACAGGTCCCAGGTGCTGTCTATGAGTTTACATTCAACGTCAAGTTCTACCCTCCTGATCCAGCTCAGCTTACTGAAGACCTAACCAG GTACTTTCTGTGTCTCCAGCTGAGAAAGGACATTATGCTTGGTGTTCTTCCCTGTTCCTTTGTCACACTGTCCCTGCTGGGCTCCTACACAGCCCAGTCAGAACTCGGAGAGTATGACCCCGAGCTCCATGGAACAGACTACGTTAAAGATTTGAACCTGGCCCCCGGACAGAGCAAAGAGCTGGAGGAAAAAGTGATGGATCTGCACCGCACATACAG ATCAATGAGTCCAGCCCAGGCAGACCTGCTGTTTCTGGAAAATGCCAAGAAGCTCGCCATGTATGGAGTTGACCTGCACCAAGCCAAg GATCTGGACGGTGTTGATATAATGCTGGGCGTTTGCTCCAGTGGTCTGATGGTTTACAAAGACAAGCTGAGGATCAACCGTTTCCCTTGGCCCAAAGTGCTCAAGATCTCATACAAACGGAGCAGCTTTTTTATCAAAATCAGGCCGTCAGAG cAAGAGCAGTATGAAAGCACCATTGGTTTCAAGCTGCCCAACTACAAAGCCTCAAAGAAGCTGTGGAAAGTTTGTGTTGAACATCATACCTTCTTCAG GGTTTCAACAGTGGAGCCGCCCTCTTCACGTCGCTTCCTCGCCTTGGGCTCTAAGTTCCGGTACAGCGGTCGTACTCAGGCCCAGACCCGCCAGGCGAGCTCCATGATCGACCGGCCGGCACCTCGCTTCACACGATCTGCAAGCAAGAGGCTGTCTCGCAACCTAGATGGAG AACCTGGAGATGAAACTCTCCAGTTTCTGCAGGTAGTCTCGGCATCAGCCAGGACTCAGGTTGATGATTGGTCACTGCTGATGGTATCTGAAAGACCCCAGCCTTCTTCCGAATTCACAG CCGGAAGGGAGTTTGAGCAGAATTTCACTCAGTcctgggaggaggaggaggggcgtACTGTTGGCACGGAGACTGGGACTGCTGGTCCTCAAACCATTATCCAGACAGTCAGTCAGCCATGGCTGGATCTGGTGAGCGATGACGATCACCAGCAGAGGAGAACGGAAGATGAATGGTTTATTCTTCTGGATCATCAGCCTCATATTCCATTTATCTCACCCTTTGATTTTGTTGAAGAGCCAG CTGAAACTAGCTTGGCAAAAACGAGCTCTATGGACCACCAACTGGAACCAGTGGTGATAAAACAGGATGACTGGTTCCTGTACTTTGACCGTCTGCTCAGCGTGTCTCCCTCTGAGCATTTTGAAAAACTTCAAC TCTCTACCacggagggggaggaggaggagcaggtcATAAGCGTGAAAGAACAGCAAATGATCACTGAGGAAATGATTGGGAGGATGCGGGAAACAGTGATGTTGGTGGATGCATTTACAGAGAAGGAAATTTTGGAAGGAAGATTGAGGGACGTGAGGGATCTTGAGGAAAGGCTACAAGAAATTGATGAAATTGCAGGGAGAATTCAGCATGCAGTAGAGGAAGAACTGGGGGAGGAAGAGGTAGAAAAGCTAAAACAAGAAGAGAGAGACATGGAGCAGAAACAGTTGATCCAAGCCAAAGGTGTAACAGAAATGGTGGTGAGGAAATCTGTGAGGAGAAGAGTTATAAAAGAGGGTGAAGAAGGCGAAGTGGACGAATTGGAAGAACAAATAAAAGAGGTGTTTTTAAAGGACTTGTTGCCTGAGGAGGAAGACATCATGGTGAAGCGGGAGAGCGAAAAACAAGTGGGCAAGAAAGTGGTAGAAGCGTTAAGGGAAGGAGAGAGCAATTTGGAGCAGAGACAGTCAATCCAATCCAGGGTTATAACGGACATGGTGGTGAGGAAATCTGTGCGGAGAATAGATATAAGTGAGGGTGAAGTGGATGACTTGGAAGAACAAATAAAACGGGTGAAGTGGGAGGGTGAAGAAGACACAGACGATAGCTTTAGAGAGAAACTGCGTGAAATGGAACAGGAGTGGCAAGATGCAGACGTCGCCGGCTCTGCTGCTGTCGCAGGATACAAGAAGGTTCAGCATAGGACTGAGAAGATAGTGACTATTGTACAAGAGAGggggcagcagcaggaaggcatGGAAGACGTGCAGGGACAGTCTAGTGTTGCATCAGAGGAGATGTTAGAAAGACAGGAACTGTGGCGTAAGACAGAAGTGGTGGAGGAGAGGCCACATAGGGAGGTTCCAGAGAGGTCAGAAGGTCTGTCTCAGGCGAGAGTTGATGATGTTTGGTTCATACTTTTAGATCAGCCTCCACACAAAGCTGGTTTCAAAACACCAG TTGCCGATGTGGAACGTGTTCAAGTGGACAAGGGTGGTCATTTCAACCCCGAGAAAGAAAAACCACATATCAGCGTTGAACGGGTTGATGACTGGTTTGTGTTGCTGGATTTTATTCCCCGACAAAAGCTTTTTGGGCCATCAG TTACTCACATGGAAGAGAGGAAAGAAATAGCAATCGAAGACGGATCGAGATATATAGGAGAAAAGCTACAACACCAAGTGTCAGACAAAGTTGATGATTGGTTTGTGTTACTGGATGTTTTTTCAAGACAAACGTCACACGCACCACCAG tcACCTTTTCAGAGCGAATTGCTGCTCACCCAGAGGAACGTGCCTCTCTGATTGAAGTAACAGCTCTTgagcagagagaaagaagagttGACATTTTGGTTGAAGGTGCTGACGCAAAACAAATGCTGCCAGAAAGGGAGGGGGTAGCACTTCTACAGGATGTGAAAGAGCGAGAAGAtgactggtttgtgctgctggaTGTTCCCATTAGGCAGCCCTCATTTGTGGCACCAG CTTCCATGGCTGAGTATGTTGAGGTTTACACCAGAGAGAGTGTTTCTGCTTTGACTGAAGCAGAGGCTGTTGATTCCAGGCGGGAGCTTGTAGTTGAGGATGCTGCTGTGGAGAAAGTGGAAGCAGTGGCTCCCAAGCAAG tttcTATGTCGATGCAGACTAAAATCTATCCAGATGTTTCAACTGAAGTGAAAAGTATAGAGCAGAGATTGCTTCAGATTGACCAGGTTACACCACAGCCTCCCCAGCCAGAGAGAGAGGATGACTGGTTTGCTCTGTTTGGTACTGCACGTGATGAAGTCATGATACCAACAG TGACTCCAGCTCAGATCGTTCCAGAAATGAAGACTTTTGAGGTTGAGGTGACCGAAAAATGGAAGAAGACAGTAATTGGTGCGGACAGCGGGCAAGACAGGACAAGTGTGTCTGAAATTAGAGCGAGCCAAATTGCCTCCCTCTCTGAGAGAGAAGCTGATTGGTTTGTCCTGTTTGAAAAGCCTGTGGTCGTACAACCAG TCAAACCTATTATTGATCTAGTGGCAACCACTGAAGCAAGAGTGAAGATCGTGGAAGGTGTGAGGCCACCTGTGGAGATGGTGAAGATTGAaatggcaagagcaggaaaagtgGACGATGATTGGTTTGTGCTGCTGGATGTAGCAGCAAAAGCACCAG CGGCTGGGGTGGAACGCATCCATATATATCCTGATGTAAGACCTGCTAAAGAGCTTACACTCACAGAGCAGACAGCACAGCAGACAATTACAGTAGTGGAGAGAgtacggcagcagcagcaggatgtGGTGCAGCCACGTCCAGCAGTGAGAGAGGTGGAAGATGATTGGTTTACTCTTCTGGATAAGTCCCTTAAGAAATCAG CCGCTGTCTCGGAGCGCGAGCAGCTCCCAGCACAGGTCACAGTTCCTGCTCCTGCCGCGGCCACGAAAAAGATTACGATTTCTGAGACGAGACCGGGGTTTGAGAAACGGATCCTGGAAGAAAGACCCTCGCAAACACGTGTCAGTGATAATTGGTTTGTTCTACTCGAGGGTGACCTCAAAGCGTCAG CTGCGAGCGCCCAGAGGGGCACGCGCCCTGTCAGTGCTCCGGTCTTCTCCCAGGCTGCTCTGATGGAGGCGGGAATCCCCATGGCCACTCTCGACCAGCCTCAGACCTCCACTCCAATCAAAACCAGCCGCCAGGAGGAACGGAAGCTGCAGGTCACCGTAGAAGCTGTGGAGCCCTCAAAAATCGAAGCCGGGGCTGACGCCAAG CCAGCAGTGTGGAGGGACCAGAGAGAACTAGACTCATCACTGATATCCACCATGAATGGGGACATCCAG CACGAGTCTGAGACGACGAGCACGGAGGTGGTGCGAATGCGAAAG aaAAGAGCTAAGAAAATTGAGGGTGACTCAATATATATCAGACATAGCCAATTAATGTTGGAG GATTTCGATAAGCCTCAGGAGGTGCTGCTCAGGCATCACGCCAGCATCAgtgagctgaagagaaacttcATGGAGGCGGTCCCAGATCACAAGCCAAGTGAGTGGGACAAGCGCCTGTCCACACACTCTCCCTTCCGCACCCTGGGAATCAACGGTCAGCCTCTGCCCAGCGCGGATGGG